A single window of Brevundimonas naejangsanensis DNA harbors:
- a CDS encoding M13 family metallopeptidase — MNLRTVLAAASALSLLAACSSPDAGRAERKAPVYGTFGFDAAGMDRAVRPGDDFFAFANGGWVKMTEIPADRSVWNTFGVLAEKADGRVLELITQARAGKDKDAAKVADFYASLMDAAAAEAKGVQPIQAELARIAALNDRRGLSAYLGGVMRADVDPLNATNYYTDRPLGLWVAQDLDEPERYAPYLMQGGLGMPDRDYYLDPAPRFADLRRQYQAHVAATLRLAGLDKADERAARVMALETRIARSHWSQLDTGDVQKANNTWTKAQFAQRAPGLDWDAFFAAAGLAQPQTVKVWQTDAVTGLSALAVSEPMEAWRDYLAFHAVDRAAPWLSKAFVDQHFAFHGQALSGTPQQSPRWKKAVAATNGALGDAVGRMYVARYFPPQAKAEVEAMVTNIKAAFARRIEGLEWMSPETKAEAQAKLKSMRVGVGYPDKWRDYSSLTVRADDAFGNLERSSLLEYRRQLAKLGQPVDRGDWFMVPQEVNALFAPSQNSIIFPAAILEPTFFDPNADPAVNYGAIGGVIGHEITHGFDNLGSQFDARGRLRDWWTASDKARFTAATDLLIAQYDAYKPFPDAQVNGRLTLGENIADVAGLSAAYDAWKLSLKGAEAPVLDGFTGDQRFFLGWAQNYRSRYRDAALRRRLLTDVHAPGPYRADAARNLDAWYAAFDVQAGEALYLAPAKRVPVW; from the coding sequence ATGAACCTGCGCACCGTCCTTGCCGCCGCTTCGGCGCTCAGCCTGCTGGCCGCCTGCTCCAGCCCCGACGCGGGCCGGGCCGAGCGTAAGGCTCCCGTCTATGGGACCTTCGGCTTCGACGCCGCGGGCATGGATCGGGCGGTGCGGCCCGGCGACGACTTCTTCGCCTTCGCCAACGGCGGCTGGGTCAAGATGACCGAGATTCCAGCCGACCGCTCGGTGTGGAACACCTTCGGCGTCCTGGCCGAAAAGGCCGACGGCCGGGTGCTGGAGCTGATCACCCAGGCGCGGGCCGGCAAGGACAAGGACGCCGCAAAGGTGGCCGACTTCTACGCCAGCCTGATGGATGCGGCGGCAGCGGAGGCCAAGGGCGTCCAGCCGATCCAGGCCGAGCTGGCGCGCATCGCCGCCCTGAACGACCGCCGGGGCCTGTCGGCCTATCTGGGCGGGGTGATGCGGGCCGACGTCGATCCGCTGAACGCCACCAACTACTACACCGACCGGCCGCTGGGCCTGTGGGTGGCCCAGGACCTGGACGAGCCCGAACGCTACGCCCCCTATCTGATGCAGGGCGGGCTGGGGATGCCGGACCGCGACTACTACCTGGACCCGGCCCCGCGCTTCGCCGATCTGCGCCGCCAGTATCAGGCCCATGTGGCCGCGACCCTGCGCCTGGCGGGCCTCGACAAGGCCGACGAGCGCGCCGCCCGCGTCATGGCGCTGGAGACCCGCATCGCCCGCAGCCACTGGAGCCAGCTGGACACCGGCGACGTGCAGAAGGCGAACAACACCTGGACCAAGGCCCAGTTCGCCCAGCGCGCGCCGGGCCTGGACTGGGACGCCTTCTTCGCCGCCGCTGGCCTGGCCCAGCCGCAGACGGTCAAGGTCTGGCAGACCGACGCGGTGACCGGCCTGTCGGCCCTGGCCGTCTCCGAACCGATGGAGGCCTGGCGCGACTACCTGGCCTTCCACGCCGTGGACCGCGCCGCGCCCTGGCTGTCCAAGGCCTTCGTCGACCAGCATTTCGCCTTCCACGGCCAGGCCCTGTCGGGTACGCCGCAGCAGTCGCCGCGCTGGAAGAAGGCGGTGGCGGCCACCAACGGCGCGCTGGGCGACGCCGTGGGCCGCATGTACGTCGCCCGCTATTTCCCGCCCCAGGCCAAGGCCGAAGTCGAGGCCATGGTGACCAACATCAAGGCCGCCTTCGCCCGCCGCATCGAGGGGCTGGAGTGGATGTCGCCCGAAACCAAGGCCGAGGCCCAGGCCAAGCTGAAGTCCATGCGCGTCGGCGTCGGCTATCCTGACAAATGGCGCGACTATTCCAGCCTGACGGTGCGGGCCGACGACGCCTTCGGCAATCTCGAGCGGTCGAGCCTGCTCGAATACCGCCGCCAGCTGGCCAAGCTGGGCCAGCCGGTCGATCGCGGCGATTGGTTCATGGTCCCGCAGGAGGTGAACGCCCTGTTCGCCCCCTCGCAGAACTCCATCATCTTCCCGGCGGCCATCCTGGAGCCGACCTTCTTCGACCCGAACGCCGACCCGGCGGTCAACTACGGCGCCATCGGCGGGGTGATCGGCCATGAGATCACCCACGGCTTCGACAACCTGGGCTCTCAGTTCGACGCGCGCGGGCGGCTGCGCGACTGGTGGACGGCGTCGGATAAGGCGCGCTTCACCGCCGCCACCGACCTGCTGATCGCCCAGTACGACGCCTACAAGCCCTTCCCCGACGCCCAGGTGAACGGGCGGCTGACCCTGGGTGAGAACATCGCCGACGTGGCGGGCCTGTCGGCGGCCTACGACGCCTGGAAGCTGTCGCTGAAGGGCGCCGAGGCGCCGGTGCTGGACGGTTTCACCGGCGACCAGCGCTTCTTCCTGGGCTGGGCCCAGAACTACCGCAGCCGCTACCGTGACGCAGCCCTGCGCCGCCGTCTGCTGACCGACGTGCACGCGCCTGGCCCCTATCGCGCCGACGCCGCGCGCAATCTGGACGCCTGGTACGCCGCCTTTGACGTCCAGGCTGGCGAGGCGCTGTACCTCGCGCCGGCCAAGCGCGTGCCGGTGTGGTGA
- a CDS encoding DUF885 domain-containing protein encodes MIDARRMNRRGVLAAGSGLALAAAAGPVWAGAKDGDAQLDALLDAQLQAWLDRAPELVTGLGLDVGARATQRFKLADRSQAAAVEGRDKAAADLAAVRAVDPASLSPEARLSRDIALFQLECTAAYRAFPFHKSEGWRESPYIVSQIGGVYSMTPDFLDAQHPVKTAQDVDAALSRMAAFAKALDQDTERAEANAAVGIVPPDFLLDGALAQLKALRDGQAKDKAMIRSLTRRAREQGLANPEAAAVALFEGPIRQALTRQIAALERHRARAVHDAGIGTRLPDPEAYYALNLKTYTTTAYSADEIHRIGRDQVAELTGRLDGLLKAQGYTKGTVGERVAALNREPRFLFANTDAGRAELLAYLETEMARVRARMPEVFATVPRGGFEIRRIPVEIEGGAPGGYASAGSLDGTRPGIYYINLKDTADWPRWSLRTLTYHEAAPGHLFQGALAREAGDLPLYRRLTGFSAYSEGWGLYAERLADEMGFYDDDPFGRIGYLQSFLFRAARLVVDTGLHAKGWSREEAIRYMTATAAEPENRAAREIERYCAAPGQACAYKLGEIEIARLRAEAERRRGFSLKTFHDRVVMSGPMPMTVLASHLNAST; translated from the coding sequence ATGATTGACGCAAGGCGCATGAACCGGCGCGGCGTGCTGGCGGCGGGCTCGGGCCTGGCGCTGGCGGCCGCCGCCGGCCCGGTCTGGGCGGGGGCGAAGGACGGGGACGCGCAGTTGGACGCCCTTTTGGACGCCCAGCTTCAGGCCTGGCTGGACCGGGCTCCCGAACTGGTGACGGGCCTCGGCCTGGATGTCGGCGCGCGCGCGACCCAGCGCTTCAAGCTGGCCGACCGATCGCAGGCCGCGGCCGTGGAGGGCCGTGACAAGGCGGCGGCCGACCTGGCCGCCGTGCGCGCGGTCGATCCGGCGTCCCTCTCCCCCGAGGCTCGCTTGAGCCGCGACATCGCCCTGTTCCAGCTGGAGTGCACGGCGGCCTATCGGGCCTTCCCCTTCCACAAGTCCGAAGGCTGGCGCGAAAGCCCCTACATCGTCAGCCAGATCGGCGGCGTCTATTCCATGACGCCGGACTTCCTGGACGCCCAGCATCCGGTGAAGACGGCCCAGGACGTCGACGCCGCCCTGTCGCGCATGGCCGCCTTCGCCAAGGCCCTGGATCAGGACACCGAGCGGGCTGAGGCCAACGCCGCCGTTGGGATCGTGCCGCCCGACTTCCTGCTGGACGGCGCCTTGGCCCAGTTGAAGGCCCTGCGCGACGGCCAGGCTAAGGACAAGGCCATGATCCGCTCTCTCACGCGCCGCGCGCGCGAACAGGGGCTGGCCAATCCCGAGGCGGCGGCCGTCGCCCTGTTCGAGGGGCCGATCCGTCAGGCTCTGACGCGCCAGATCGCGGCCCTGGAGCGCCATCGCGCCCGCGCCGTCCACGACGCCGGGATCGGCACGCGCCTGCCGGACCCCGAGGCCTATTATGCGCTGAACCTGAAGACCTATACGACCACGGCCTATTCGGCGGACGAGATTCACCGCATCGGCCGCGATCAGGTGGCCGAGCTGACCGGCCGCCTCGACGGCCTGCTGAAGGCTCAGGGCTACACCAAGGGCACGGTGGGCGAGCGGGTCGCCGCCCTGAACCGCGAGCCGCGCTTCCTCTTCGCCAATACGGACGCCGGGCGCGCCGAGCTTCTGGCCTATCTGGAAACCGAGATGGCGCGGGTCCGGGCCCGCATGCCCGAAGTGTTCGCCACCGTACCGCGCGGCGGCTTTGAGATCCGCCGCATCCCCGTCGAGATCGAGGGCGGCGCGCCGGGCGGCTACGCCTCGGCGGGCAGCCTGGATGGGACGCGGCCGGGCATCTACTACATCAACCTGAAGGACACGGCGGACTGGCCGCGCTGGAGCCTGAGGACCCTCACCTATCACGAGGCGGCGCCCGGCCACCTGTTCCAGGGCGCCCTGGCGCGCGAGGCGGGGGATTTGCCGCTCTATCGCCGTCTGACCGGCTTCTCGGCCTATTCCGAGGGTTGGGGCCTCTACGCCGAGCGGCTGGCCGACGAGATGGGCTTCTACGACGACGATCCCTTCGGCCGCATCGGCTATCTGCAGAGCTTCCTGTTCCGCGCCGCGCGCCTGGTGGTCGACACCGGCCTGCACGCCAAGGGCTGGAGCCGCGAGGAGGCGATCCGCTACATGACCGCCACGGCCGCCGAGCCCGAAAACCGCGCGGCGCGCGAGATCGAACGTTACTGCGCCGCGCCTGGCCAGGCCTGCGCCTACAAGCTGGGCGAGATCGAGATCGCCCGCCTGCGGGCCGAGGCCGAGCGCCGTCGCGGCTTCTCGCTCAAGACCTTCCACGACCGCGTCGTGATGTCCGGACCGATGCCCATGACGGTGCTGGCGTCGCACCTCAACGCATCAACGTGA
- a CDS encoding M13 family metallopeptidase, whose protein sequence is MRVLLAGAAAAALLAPAAALAQDGHDHACIDQACSVFELFQTPAAQGGASGWQGTEAPKYGTWGFDLSGRDTSVDPGDNFFRYANGAAVDQLTIPSDRTSYGSFALLRELSDNRMKKLVTDLAARTDLAPGSDEQKIADAYRAFIDEARIEALGAQPLAPYLAAIRAADTHEKIAAYMGQTQGRVGGSFFGTGITIDQKNPTRYAVTTGQGGLGLPNRDYYLDARFADKKEKYQAYIERMLTHIGWADPAGSAAAVVALEDRIAQAHWTPIENRNRDKTYNEYSIQALAADAPGFDWNGYFNAAGLGSIDRLIVRQNTAMPKIAAVFAQTPVATLQAWQAFHTADAAAPYLSQRFADAHWEFRYRDLDGQPEQSSREKRAISFAEGALGEAAGRLYVAEYFPAESKAKMEELVANLRTALSHRIDNLTWMGAETKAAAQEKLQKFTVKIGYPNKWRDYSGLEIKADDLFGNAQRLARFEWQDDVSRLGRPVDKEEWGMTPQTVNAYYSSVNNEIAFPAAILQPPFFDPDADPAVNYGGIGGVIGHEIGHGFDDQGSKSDGDGVLRNWWTDEDKANFDGLTARLGAQYDEFEPLPGFHIQGSLTMGENIGDAAGTAVGLEAYHLSLKGQPAPVIDGVTGDQRFFYGWAQVWQSKYREDALKNQIARGPHSPPEYRVIGSVRNVDAWYDAFKIKSGTRFYLKPADRVRIW, encoded by the coding sequence ATGAGAGTACTGCTCGCAGGGGCGGCCGCCGCCGCGCTTCTGGCGCCGGCCGCCGCCTTGGCTCAGGATGGACATGATCACGCCTGCATTGACCAGGCGTGCAGCGTCTTCGAATTGTTCCAGACGCCGGCGGCGCAAGGCGGCGCCTCGGGCTGGCAGGGCACGGAGGCGCCGAAATACGGGACCTGGGGCTTCGACCTGTCGGGCCGCGACACCTCGGTCGATCCTGGCGACAACTTCTTCCGCTACGCTAATGGCGCGGCGGTTGATCAACTGACCATCCCCTCGGACCGCACCTCTTACGGCTCGTTCGCCCTGCTGCGCGAACTGTCCGACAACCGCATGAAGAAGCTGGTCACGGATCTGGCCGCGCGCACCGACCTGGCCCCCGGTTCGGACGAGCAGAAGATCGCCGACGCCTACCGCGCCTTCATCGACGAGGCCCGCATCGAGGCGTTGGGAGCCCAGCCGCTGGCCCCCTATCTGGCCGCTATCCGCGCCGCCGACACCCATGAGAAGATCGCCGCCTACATGGGCCAGACCCAGGGCCGCGTGGGCGGCTCCTTCTTTGGCACCGGCATCACCATCGACCAGAAGAATCCGACCCGCTACGCCGTGACGACGGGCCAGGGCGGCTTGGGGCTGCCCAACCGCGACTACTATCTGGACGCCCGGTTCGCCGACAAGAAGGAGAAGTATCAGGCCTATATCGAGCGGATGCTGACCCACATCGGCTGGGCCGACCCGGCCGGTTCGGCGGCCGCCGTCGTCGCCCTGGAAGATCGGATCGCCCAGGCCCACTGGACCCCGATCGAGAACCGCAATCGCGATAAGACCTATAATGAATACTCGATCCAGGCCCTGGCCGCCGATGCGCCGGGCTTTGACTGGAACGGCTATTTCAACGCCGCCGGCCTGGGCTCGATCGACCGCCTGATCGTGCGTCAGAACACGGCCATGCCCAAGATCGCCGCCGTCTTCGCCCAGACGCCGGTGGCCACCCTTCAGGCCTGGCAGGCGTTCCACACTGCGGACGCGGCCGCTCCCTATCTTTCGCAACGCTTTGCCGACGCTCACTGGGAGTTTCGGTATAGAGATTTGGACGGGCAACCGGAGCAAAGCAGCCGCGAGAAGCGCGCCATCAGCTTCGCCGAAGGCGCCCTGGGCGAGGCGGCGGGTCGTCTGTACGTCGCCGAATACTTCCCGGCCGAATCCAAGGCCAAGATGGAAGAACTGGTCGCCAACCTGCGCACCGCCCTGTCGCACCGCATCGACAACCTGACCTGGATGGGCGCCGAGACCAAGGCGGCGGCTCAGGAGAAGCTGCAGAAATTCACCGTCAAGATCGGCTACCCGAACAAGTGGCGAGACTATTCGGGCCTCGAGATCAAGGCCGACGACCTGTTCGGCAATGCTCAGAGGCTGGCGCGCTTCGAATGGCAAGACGACGTATCGAGGCTGGGCCGGCCCGTGGATAAGGAGGAATGGGGAATGACTCCCCAGACGGTGAACGCCTATTACAGCTCAGTGAACAACGAAATCGCCTTCCCCGCGGCCATCCTGCAGCCGCCCTTCTTCGATCCGGACGCGGACCCGGCCGTCAACTACGGCGGCATCGGCGGCGTCATCGGTCACGAGATCGGCCACGGCTTCGACGACCAGGGCTCCAAGTCTGACGGCGACGGCGTTCTGCGCAACTGGTGGACGGACGAGGACAAGGCCAATTTCGATGGTCTGACCGCGCGCTTGGGCGCCCAGTATGACGAGTTCGAGCCTCTACCGGGTTTCCACATTCAGGGTAGCCTGACCATGGGCGAGAACATCGGCGACGCCGCCGGCACGGCGGTCGGGCTTGAGGCCTACCACCTGTCGTTGAAGGGCCAGCCGGCGCCGGTGATCGACGGCGTCACCGGCGACCAGCGCTTCTTCTACGGTTGGGCTCAGGTCTGGCAATCGAAGTATCGCGAGGATGCGCTGAAGAACCAGATCGCGCGGGGGCCGCATAGTCCGCCCGAGTACCGTGTCATCGGATCCGTTAGAAACGTCGACGCCTGGTATGATGCTTTCAAAATCAAATCCGGCACGCGCTTTTACCTTAAACCGGCCGATCGCGTGAGGATTTGGTGA
- a CDS encoding tyrosine-type recombinase/integrase, which translates to MSRLREPGLHFVGGVAGLALQVLPTGGRTWVLRVTIGSKRREMGLGGFPDVTLAKAREAARDARDQIRRGVDPIETARAARNALKTTRTAGITFRAAAEAYVAAHEASWKNPKHRAQWAATLEKYVYGVIGNLGVEEVALSHVMEILDPIWTTKTETASRLRGRLEMVLDWATARAYRSGPNPARWRGHLDKLLAKPSRVKKVVHHRALPIDELPEFMTKLRGVSGSGARALEFAILTAARSGEVRGALWSEIDLDRRLWTIGAERMKAGRVHRVPLSGSALSLLKATPKWAGIDLVFPGSSGQPLSDMTLSSVLRRMKIPAVPHGFRSTFRDWVSERTTYPQEAAEMALAHTVNNKVEAAYRRGDMMAKRYQLMEDWAAFFNGTQ; encoded by the coding sequence GTGTCGAGACTGCGCGAACCCGGCCTGCATTTTGTCGGCGGGGTCGCGGGACTAGCCTTGCAGGTGTTGCCGACCGGCGGCAGGACCTGGGTGCTACGGGTCACGATAGGCTCGAAGCGTAGGGAGATGGGGCTAGGCGGCTTTCCCGATGTGACGCTTGCGAAGGCGCGGGAAGCGGCGCGGGACGCCCGTGATCAGATCCGCCGCGGCGTCGATCCCATTGAAACGGCGCGAGCAGCACGAAACGCTCTCAAGACTACTAGGACCGCGGGCATCACCTTCCGGGCTGCCGCTGAAGCCTACGTAGCAGCGCATGAGGCAAGCTGGAAAAACCCCAAACATCGAGCGCAATGGGCGGCGACGCTCGAAAAATATGTGTACGGGGTGATCGGAAATCTCGGCGTCGAGGAAGTCGCCCTGTCGCACGTGATGGAGATACTGGATCCCATTTGGACCACGAAGACGGAGACGGCCAGTCGGCTTAGAGGACGATTGGAAATGGTGCTCGATTGGGCGACAGCCCGTGCATACCGCTCCGGACCAAACCCTGCGAGATGGCGCGGCCATCTGGACAAACTATTGGCCAAGCCTTCGAGGGTGAAGAAGGTCGTTCATCACAGAGCTTTGCCGATTGACGAGTTGCCGGAATTCATGACGAAGTTGCGCGGCGTGTCAGGGTCGGGCGCCCGGGCGTTGGAGTTTGCTATCCTCACTGCGGCACGATCCGGCGAGGTAAGAGGTGCGCTTTGGTCAGAGATCGATCTCGATCGGCGCCTCTGGACCATTGGAGCAGAGCGAATGAAGGCGGGGAGGGTGCACCGAGTTCCACTTTCTGGTTCAGCGCTCAGTCTTCTGAAGGCCACGCCCAAATGGGCTGGCATAGACCTGGTATTCCCAGGATCAAGCGGTCAACCGCTTTCAGATATGACGCTGTCTTCCGTGCTCAGGCGCATGAAAATACCGGCCGTACCTCATGGATTCCGATCCACTTTCCGTGACTGGGTGTCCGAACGTACTACGTACCCGCAGGAAGCAGCAGAAATGGCTCTGGCGCATACCGTAAATAACAAGGTCGAAGCTGCCTATCGTCGAGGCGATATGATGGCTAAGCGATATCAGTTGATGGAGGACTGGGCCGCTTTCTTCAACGGGACTCAGTGA
- a CDS encoding DUF488 family protein, translating into MTQTFYTIGHSNRSFEDFVGLLQESQIRRVVDVRKIPMSRANPQFNQGTLSAALEAFQISYEHSVSLAGRRGKVGGLAEDVNGLWRNRSFHNYADYALSQAFVEGLESLIEAGRRQRCAVMCAEAVWWRCHRRLIADNLLARGATVLHIMGSGRLEPARLTTGARVIDGTVVYPPDRDSIAPHGGPRRRRLA; encoded by the coding sequence ATGACGCAGACCTTCTACACGATCGGACATTCGAACCGGAGCTTTGAGGATTTCGTCGGGCTGTTGCAGGAGTCGCAGATCAGGCGGGTGGTGGACGTTCGCAAGATTCCCATGTCCAGAGCCAATCCTCAGTTCAACCAAGGAACCCTTTCTGCCGCGCTGGAAGCGTTTCAGATTTCCTATGAGCATAGCGTTTCTCTCGCCGGCAGGCGCGGAAAAGTCGGCGGCCTGGCGGAAGATGTTAACGGACTCTGGCGCAACAGGAGCTTTCATAACTACGCCGACTACGCCCTCTCACAGGCCTTTGTTGAAGGACTGGAAAGCCTGATCGAGGCAGGCCGCCGTCAACGCTGCGCCGTCATGTGCGCCGAGGCGGTCTGGTGGCGGTGCCATCGCAGGCTCATCGCCGACAACCTGCTCGCTCGCGGCGCGACGGTCCTGCACATCATGGGAAGCGGCCGTCTGGAACCGGCTCGACTTACCACCGGGGCGCGCGTCATAGACGGGACGGTCGTCTACCCGCCAGACAGGGATAGCATCGCCCCGCATGGGGGGCCACGACGCCGGAGACTTGCGTGA
- a CDS encoding Ku protein, with the protein MAYRPTWQGHLRLSLVTCPVALYTATSSGGDVRFNLINPETNNRIRMVTTDPDTGPVERSSLVKGYAVAKDEYILLTDEEIKSVKLESTKTIDIERFVPEEEIDRLYWDNPYYLAPAGALAEEAFGVIREAMRSEGKIALGRVVLSTRERLLALEPRDQGILAYSLRTRDEVRPSRDVFGAIADQAPDPAMVDIARRIIEQKAGPFDPDQFVDRYEEALKALIAAKQKGHKPIRASEPEDTDVADLMAALRASLDSGASPRRRAGAKSSVAPAKARRTTPRRKVG; encoded by the coding sequence ATGGCTTATCGCCCCACCTGGCAGGGACACCTGCGCCTTTCCCTCGTGACATGCCCGGTGGCGCTTTACACGGCGACAAGCTCCGGCGGCGATGTGCGGTTCAATCTGATCAACCCCGAGACCAATAACCGCATTCGAATGGTGACGACCGACCCTGACACTGGACCTGTGGAGCGCTCGTCTCTGGTCAAGGGCTACGCGGTCGCCAAGGACGAGTACATTCTGCTGACCGACGAGGAGATCAAGTCGGTCAAGCTGGAGAGCACCAAAACGATCGACATCGAGCGCTTCGTCCCCGAGGAAGAGATCGACCGCCTTTATTGGGACAACCCCTACTATCTGGCGCCGGCGGGGGCCTTGGCCGAAGAGGCGTTCGGCGTCATCCGGGAAGCCATGAGGTCGGAAGGCAAGATCGCCCTCGGACGCGTGGTTCTTTCCACCCGGGAACGCCTGCTGGCGCTGGAGCCGCGCGACCAGGGAATCTTGGCCTATTCCCTGCGCACGCGCGACGAGGTCAGGCCGTCGCGGGACGTTTTCGGAGCCATTGCAGATCAGGCGCCCGACCCAGCCATGGTCGATATCGCTCGTCGGATCATCGAACAGAAAGCCGGCCCCTTCGATCCCGACCAGTTCGTCGACCGCTACGAGGAAGCGCTCAAGGCGCTCATCGCTGCGAAACAGAAGGGCCACAAGCCGATCCGCGCATCTGAGCCTGAAGATACGGACGTGGCGGACCTTATGGCCGCATTGCGCGCCAGCCTGGACAGCGGCGCTTCGCCTCGTCGTCGGGCCGGCGCCAAGAGCTCCGTGGCGCCGGCGAAAGCGCGTCGGACCACGCCGCGCCGCAAGGTCGGCTAG
- a CDS encoding DUF5961 family protein — MIEPEQHRYFAYAEGLGQAHGHVLEAGSFEAAAVGYTELYSPPVDADDEIRVFVVDLEGGQEHCFVIDLGDGQAEPCN, encoded by the coding sequence ATGATCGAACCCGAACAGCATCGCTATTTCGCCTACGCCGAGGGCCTCGGCCAAGCGCACGGCCACGTTCTGGAAGCCGGCAGTTTTGAGGCTGCAGCTGTAGGCTACACCGAGCTCTACTCGCCGCCGGTCGATGCAGATGACGAGATTCGCGTCTTCGTGGTCGACCTTGAGGGCGGCCAGGAGCACTGCTTCGTCATCGATCTCGGAGACGGCCAGGCCGAACCCTGCAACTGA